The window TCTCGGACTATATTGCCCAGGGCGGATACTCCGATGTCGTCCTGGTCGGGCACTCGCTTGGCGGGCAGGTGGCGCTGCAGGTCGCGGCGCGCTCCTCAGATGCTGTGAGCGCCGTGATGGTGGTCGATTCGGTGCCTTTCTATGCGCGCCTGTTCAACCCGGCCGCCACGCCGGAGCAGGCAGCGGCGAGCGGCGAAATGTTTGCTGCGCAGATGAGCAGCCTGCCTCGTGAGCAGTTTCTTGCGATGATGGGGCAGGGGCTTCCCGTGCAGAGTCTCGATACCGCCTTTCACGCTACGCTGACCGAATGGTTCGCCGCTTCCGATCAGGCCGTTATCGCTGCAGCGTTCGCTGAAGTGTCGGGGCGCGATTTTTCATCCGTACTGGAAGAGATTGATGTGCCCGTGCTGATACTCGCGCCGTGGGCGCCGGGCGCGCCTGTGGATGCTGAAACCCTGCAGACGATGTATGCAGCCCAGTATGCGCCACTGGAGAACGGCAGTGTCGAGATCGTCGAGGGCGCACGCCATTTCCTGATGATCGACCAGCCTGCCGCGTTCAGTGCGCGCCTTGCGCGCTTCCTTGCTGACAACCGCTAGAGACAGGGAGAAAGCTCCGATGACTGGTACACCCAATCCCCACGCCCGCCGGTACATGCTGCATATGTTGCTCGCCATGATGGGCTATACGGCGGTGCTGTTCGCTTCCATCACGGTCTTGCGCGGAGACATGATCGGCGCCGACTGGCTGCGCATCCTTGTTGCCATATCGCCCGTGTTTCCCGCGCTCTACGGCTTGCATGCCATGATCGTCTTCATCCGCTCCATGGATGAATTCAACCGGGCGGTGATCGCCGAGGCCACGATGATCTCTGCCGGGGCGGTGGCGTTCATCAGCTTCGCCTACGCCTTCGCCCAGCAGGCAACGGACCTGTTGCCGGAGATCACCCTGATCTGGGTTCTTCCCGCCATTATCGGCGGGCAGGGGATTGCGGCCTGCTTTGTGCGCGGGCGCTATCGCTAGGAGGCTCAGGCAGATGAAAAACCGCCTCAAGGTGCTGCGCGCGGAGCGCAACTGGAGCCAGGCTGATCTCGCGGATCGGGCAGGTGTATCGCGCCAGGCGATCAATGCGGTGGAGACGGGCAAGTTTGACCCGTCCCTGCCGCTCGCCTTCACGCTCGCCGAGGTGTTTGGCCTCAGGATCGAGGATATTTTCGATCCAAACGGGTGAGGCGGGTCAGACCCACTTTGCCCCTTTGGCCAGACCGCCTGCCTTTGCGTATTCCTGCGTGCCCCTGGTGTAGACCTTCTCACCATCAATGATGTCACTGGCCTTGAAGTCCGGCTGGCCTTTCAGGCGGGCATAGATCGGATCGAAGTCCTGCCCCGCGGTCGCCTCCATCAATTCCTCGTAGGAATCGATGACGAAATAGGTCTGCTGGAAGTCGTCATAGCGGTAGTCGGTGCACATCACGCGCTCGAGATCGAAATGGACCCGGTTGGGCGAGCGCCCTTCCAGCGAAAACACCGACTCAGACTGGCTCGAAACGATGCCCGCGCCGTAAATGCGCTGGCCTTCGGGCGTGTTGATGAGGCCGAACTCGACCGTGTACCAGTACAGCCGGGTCAGGTTCTCGATCATGTCGTGCTTGGCAGCCTTCGCGCCGCCCTTGCCATAGGCCTGCATATAGTCGGCAAAGACTGGCTGGGTCAGCAGCGGCACATGGCCGAACACGTCATGGAAAATGTCCGGCTCGGGCAGGTAGTCCAGCTTGTCGGCGTCGCGGATGAAGCGCCCCGCGACAAACCGCCGGTTGGCCAGATGATTGAAGAAGACATCGTTGGGGATCAGCCCGTGAACGGCGATGACGGTCCAGCCGGTGAGCTTTTCCAGCTTTTCATTCATGCGGCGGAAATCGGGAATACCGCCCTCATTGAGGTTGAGCAGTTCCAGCCCCTTGAAATGTTCCGGCGCGGCGCGGCCCTGCAGCACCTTCATCTGGCGCTTGTAGAGCGTGTCCCACACGCCGTGTTCCTCAGGCGTATAGCGGTCCCAGCACTGGTCAATCGAATGATCTGCGGCGGGGGTCTGTTCGGCGACGACGGGATCCTGGACAGGCATGGTTCGCTCCGGATTCGATAAACTTCTCCGGCAAGATAAAGCACGGCCCCCCGCTTGCGCGAGAGGCCGCACTGCATGGCGCATGCTTTTTATCCGCTAGCGGACGCAGAGCACGTCGGCGAGGGCGCCGTTGGACTGCGCGGTGCGGGCATCACCCATGAAGTAGTGATTGCCGCGTCCCTGGTCAGTGATGGTGTAGTAGGCCGCACCGCGGAAGCCTTCACCCCGGCAGAGCGCGTCCGCCGCCACCTGATCGCAGGCCGAGTTGTTGAAATTGCTCATGCAGCGCGCGACCGGAGCCCCGCTGATGCGCGGATTGGCAAAATAGGTGCTCTGCGCGCCACGCGTGCCGCCAAAAACTGACCCCGGACGCAGATTGGAACCAGGGCCGGGGTTGAAGCCCGGATTGGGAGCGGGCGTAGGCGGGTTGTATTGCGAGGTCGGGGAGGCCGAGCTGATCTCGCGGTCAAGGCCCATGCGGCGCAGGTCGGACGCTTCATTGCGAAGCGTTTCGCAGCGGCCGCCGAAATTGGCGTGCTGGCAGACGATCCACTCTCCGCTGAGCACGCGCAAGGAGCGCGGACGGTCGTTGAACTGGATCGAATTGAAGTTCGACACATTGTCCATGATGAGGCGCGCCTCGCCGCCGAAATTCGGCTCGGAGAACATCATCAGCGCTTCGCGTCCGCCCCGGCGGAAATCAACCGGACGGGCCGAGCTTATCTGCCGGTGCCAGCCGCCGGTCAGCTGGGGGGTATCTTCCCAGAATATCTGGCAGCGGCCTCGATAATTGATGTCGAAGCAGAGCTCCCAATAGCCGCTCTGGATACGGAACGAGCCGGGAATGTCGTTGAAGTTCATGCGGCGGAAATCTGGTGCATCACCATCCACCCGTATCGAACGGCCCGTGTAGTTCGGTCCTTCAAAGAACTCGATGACCGGCGTGCCGCTGCCCGGACGTCCGCGCTGTGCCTCCGCGTCCAGCGGAATGAAAATGAACGCGATTGCGGCCGCTCCCAGAGCGGCAATGCCTTTGGCCAGGTTCATGATGGTACTCCCTTTCCAGCCTGTTCACTGCGGGAAAAGTGACCTTTCCTCCGTGAACCCCCGATGAAAGCCCTGAAGGGCTTTCGTTCATCATCAATACCCTTGTGCGGCGCCGTCCGTGCGCATTTCCGAAGCCGCGGACAGAACGCCGGTCACGGGATCGCGCCTTATTGCCTGATAACCGCCAAATCCGCCATCGCTATTGCCGAGCACATGGCCACGCTGCTCCAGCGCATCGCGGACCGCCTGCGGCACACCGCTTTCCAGATGGACAATGCCCATGCCCGCCGGCGCCCCCAGCCCGTCAGTCGGCTCGGTGGAGCCTTCATGACGCCAGCGCGCTGCATCGCCCGCCTGCTGAATGTTCAGGCCGAAATCGATCATGTTGCTGAGCACCTGCACATGCCCTTGCGGCTGCATGGCCCCGCCCATCACGCCAAAGCTCAAATAGCCCTGACCCTCATAGGTCACCATGCCGGGGATGATGGTGTGGAAGGGGCGCTTGCCCGGCTCGTAGACGTTGGGATGGCCTTCATCAAGCGAGAAGGCCTCACCCCGGTTCTGGAACATGAAGCCCAGCCCGTCGGCCACGATGCCCGCGCCCATGCCGCGATAGTTTGACTGGATCAGCGACACCATCATGCCGCTGGAATCGGCAGTGGTCAGATAGGTCGTGTCGTTGTGCTCGATCTGCGGTGGATCGCCGGGGCCCACCTGGTCCATCGCCTGCTCCATGGAGATCAGGGCGCGCCGTTCGGCGGCGTATTCGTCCGACAGCAGCCACTCCACAGGCGCAGGCTGGTAGGCCGGGTCAGCGTAGAAGCGTGCCCGGTCCTCGAAGGCGAGGCGCTTGGCCTCGATCATGACGTGCAGCGTGTCCGCGCTCATGAAGCCCGTCGAGGCAAGGTCATAACCTTCCAGGATCTGCAGCATTTGCAGGACGCTCATGCCCTGGCCCTGCGGGGGTATCTGCCAGACATCATAGCCGCGGTAATTGACCGTGACCGGGTCCACCCATTCGGACGTGTGGGCGGCGAAATCCTCATAACGCAGCCAGCCGCCAATCCGGCGCATATAGGCGTCTATCGTGCGGGCGATCTCGCCCTCGTAATAGGCATCACGCCCCTGTTCGGCGAGCAGGCGGTAGGTGCGGGCCAGATCCGGATTGCGGAACACCTCGCCCTCTGCAGGCGCGCGCCCTTGTGCGTTCAGATAGGTCGCGCGGGCATTGTCAAACTCGTTGAAGGCACCGGCATCATAGCGCGCCTGCAGGATGCGCATATTGCGCTCCCAGTAATAGGCAATCGTCTGGCTGACAGGAAAGCCCTCCTCCGCGTAGCGGATGGCAGGGGCCAGAACCAGCTCCATCGGAAGGCGGCCAAAGCGGTCATGCAGGGCAAACCAGCCATCAACCGCGCCGGGCACCGAAACGGGCAGGGGACCGACCGGAGGGATCGTGCCTTCAGGCGTCAGGTTTGCGCGAACGGTCTCGATATCGAGGCCCATGGGCGAGCGGCCCGCCCCGTTCAGCCCGTAAACCTGCTGCGTCTCCGGGTCATATACGAGAACGAAAATATCGCCGCCAATGCCATTGCCGACAGGCTCCATCAGGCCCAGCACGGCGTTCATCGCGATGGCGGCATCGACTGCATTGCCGCCAGCTTTGAGTATGTCGATGCCCACCATGCTGGCCAGCGGCTGGGCGGACGCTGTCGCGCCATTGACCGCCTGAATGGGCGAGCGCCCAGCGTAGTGGTCGCCCGTGATCCGGTCTCCGGGATAAAAGGTCTGTGCGGCGCTCGCCGGGATCATATGGGTAAAGGCCATGACGGCTCCTGCGGCCAGAACTGCGTTCAGCGTTTTCATGATGCTCCCCTTCGCCCCGCCTGCTCGGTCCGGGGCTTCTTCTTGAGCGGCATCATGGCGTTAGCTCGTGCTGACGCAAGTAAAACCGCGGGCCTTCACACGCGTGTGACGTCAATCATTGCCATCATTCCCGCTGCGGCGCTGGCGGTCGAGCAGGCCGCGCAGGAGGTCGGCTGGCGTGGGTTGTGATTGCTCCTGTTCCTCTTCGCTTTCGCCTTGCCGCTGACCCGGCAGCAGGCGGTCCAGCAGGCCGCGCGCCTGTCCGGTGGCCAGTTCCCGCGCAACCGCCTCGAAGTCGATGCTGAATGAAGGATTGCCGAAAGTGCCCCGGATACGCACCGGCACGGCAATGCCGTTCAGCTCCGGCGTGCCGCCCTGGCCTGCAAGCGACGCGACGGCGCGCGGCGAAATGCGATAATCCACCGACTGTTCCACGAGATTGAATTCACCCGCACCAGTAACCCGCAGAAGCGGGCTGAGCATGGACAGATCGCTGTTGGACAGCACACCATTGCGGATGGTGAAGCTGCCACCCAGCTCGCTGAAATCGGTTTCTTCCTCCGGTCCGAAGCCCTGCGGCAGCTGGCGGGTCGTGATCGCGGTCTGCACGCCGCGCAGTATCCGCGCCAGATTGAAGCCTTCAATCGCGCCATCGGCCAGCCGCAGATTGCCGTTGCCCGACAGCGAACGCATGATCGCCGCCGTGCTGGCGCCCGAACTGGTCAGGTCAATCGTGAAATTGCCCAAGCCCCGCAGTGCCGAGAAATCGGCGGCCGCACTCAGGAAGGGCTGGGTCTGTAGCCCCTGCAGCCGGGCGTTCAGCGTATAGCTGGGCGTCGCGCCCCGGGCATTGACGACGAGCTGCCCCGATCCGCTGCCGCCATAGAGTGTAAAGCGCGACAGGTCTGCCACCAGCCGCCCATTGGTGAGCTGGGCCCTGACATCGGCCTCGGTAACTTCGACATCGCCGAAAATCAGCCGGCCGGCGCTCAGCCGCAGATCGGCATCGACCAGCCGCAGCGCCGCCAGATCAATCTCCTCGGTGCTCCATTCGCTCTGCCCGCCTGACGGCGCCGTGCCTGCTTCCTCCTCCGGCATGTAGGGATTGAGATCGAGGCGCGGGATGACCAGTTGGCCGGTCAGAAATGGCCGTTCACCCCCGGTGCGGACGGTAAGGCCACCCGTTGCCGTGACCTCGTCGAGGCGCAGCCGGGCACTCTCGAAGCGCATCTCGCCCGGTATGCTGGTAAAGCGGCCCGAGGCCGCCGCGCTGCGCAGAGCCGATCCCGGGGGCAGGGGCTCGCCGGCAAGCCGGGCCAGGCCGGGAATGTCGGCTTCAACGCTGGCATCGCCCGCCAGATCGAACGTTCCGCTTTCCAGCGCATTGCCGTCAAAGCTCATGGTCAGCGGGGCTGACCGGACCTCCAGCGTCAACG is drawn from Glycocaulis alkaliphilus and contains these coding sequences:
- a CDS encoding alpha/beta fold hydrolase is translated as MKRAMLKSLAAALTVAVTAVAASAEDRFVVERHGDAGAQTVLFVPGLASSGQTWDGAVGELGETADIHVFTLAGFAGVPAVETGSDGFIAGAAGAISDYIAQGGYSDVVLVGHSLGGQVALQVAARSSDAVSAVMVVDSVPFYARLFNPAATPEQAAASGEMFAAQMSSLPREQFLAMMGQGLPVQSLDTAFHATLTEWFAASDQAVIAAAFAEVSGRDFSSVLEEIDVPVLILAPWAPGAPVDAETLQTMYAAQYAPLENGSVEIVEGARHFLMIDQPAAFSARLARFLADNR
- a CDS encoding helix-turn-helix transcriptional regulator, coding for MKNRLKVLRAERNWSQADLADRAGVSRQAINAVETGKFDPSLPLAFTLAEVFGLRIEDIFDPNG
- the phhA gene encoding phenylalanine 4-monooxygenase; its protein translation is MPVQDPVVAEQTPAADHSIDQCWDRYTPEEHGVWDTLYKRQMKVLQGRAAPEHFKGLELLNLNEGGIPDFRRMNEKLEKLTGWTVIAVHGLIPNDVFFNHLANRRFVAGRFIRDADKLDYLPEPDIFHDVFGHVPLLTQPVFADYMQAYGKGGAKAAKHDMIENLTRLYWYTVEFGLINTPEGQRIYGAGIVSSQSESVFSLEGRSPNRVHFDLERVMCTDYRYDDFQQTYFVIDSYEELMEATAGQDFDPIYARLKGQPDFKASDIIDGEKVYTRGTQEYAKAGGLAKGAKWV
- a CDS encoding beta/gamma crystallin-related protein, whose translation is MNLAKGIAALGAAAIAFIFIPLDAEAQRGRPGSGTPVIEFFEGPNYTGRSIRVDGDAPDFRRMNFNDIPGSFRIQSGYWELCFDINYRGRCQIFWEDTPQLTGGWHRQISSARPVDFRRGGREALMMFSEPNFGGEARLIMDNVSNFNSIQFNDRPRSLRVLSGEWIVCQHANFGGRCETLRNEASDLRRMGLDREISSASPTSQYNPPTPAPNPGFNPGPGSNLRPGSVFGGTRGAQSTYFANPRISGAPVARCMSNFNNSACDQVAADALCRGEGFRGAAYYTITDQGRGNHYFMGDARTAQSNGALADVLCVR
- the ggt gene encoding gamma-glutamyltransferase, with amino-acid sequence MKTLNAVLAAGAVMAFTHMIPASAAQTFYPGDRITGDHYAGRSPIQAVNGATASAQPLASMVGIDILKAGGNAVDAAIAMNAVLGLMEPVGNGIGGDIFVLVYDPETQQVYGLNGAGRSPMGLDIETVRANLTPEGTIPPVGPLPVSVPGAVDGWFALHDRFGRLPMELVLAPAIRYAEEGFPVSQTIAYYWERNMRILQARYDAGAFNEFDNARATYLNAQGRAPAEGEVFRNPDLARTYRLLAEQGRDAYYEGEIARTIDAYMRRIGGWLRYEDFAAHTSEWVDPVTVNYRGYDVWQIPPQGQGMSVLQMLQILEGYDLASTGFMSADTLHVMIEAKRLAFEDRARFYADPAYQPAPVEWLLSDEYAAERRALISMEQAMDQVGPGDPPQIEHNDTTYLTTADSSGMMVSLIQSNYRGMGAGIVADGLGFMFQNRGEAFSLDEGHPNVYEPGKRPFHTIIPGMVTYEGQGYLSFGVMGGAMQPQGHVQVLSNMIDFGLNIQQAGDAARWRHEGSTEPTDGLGAPAGMGIVHLESGVPQAVRDALEQRGHVLGNSDGGFGGYQAIRRDPVTGVLSAASEMRTDGAAQGY
- a CDS encoding AsmA family protein, giving the protein MRRLLVILLVLGGIAIAAALLIPMLLTPENWRGEIERRASEQLGREVSIGGDIGLSILPAIQISAGDVSIGNADGFGEEAFAELSELRLGLALWPLFSNRVEVSEFVLVDPVIRLRQNARGNNWTFASVEAPAPPPSDNNGGFRQPGALPIDGTFSNIRIENGAVSFSDGTETWEVSQLNISLQATDLDRDARLNGSFVLRGETISLNAGLGGLRPFMEGRQTPLTLEVRSAPLTMSFDGNALESGTFDLAGDASVEADIPGLARLAGEPLPPGSALRSAAASGRFTSIPGEMRFESARLRLDEVTATGGLTVRTGGERPFLTGQLVIPRLDLNPYMPEEEAGTAPSGGQSEWSTEEIDLAALRLVDADLRLSAGRLIFGDVEVTEADVRAQLTNGRLVADLSRFTLYGGSGSGQLVVNARGATPSYTLNARLQGLQTQPFLSAAADFSALRGLGNFTIDLTSSGASTAAIMRSLSGNGNLRLADGAIEGFNLARILRGVQTAITTRQLPQGFGPEEETDFSELGGSFTIRNGVLSNSDLSMLSPLLRVTGAGEFNLVEQSVDYRISPRAVASLAGQGGTPELNGIAVPVRIRGTFGNPSFSIDFEAVARELATGQARGLLDRLLPGQRQGESEEEQEQSQPTPADLLRGLLDRQRRSGNDGND